AAATCGAGACAGTTTGTCCAAAAACGTCGTTAAAAGATGAGTGGGATTTACATCACGTCCAAACACTCTTCCATTCTTTCATCCATCCTCCACTCGATATGACATTTTTTGATGACATAGAAGATGTGCATCAATTAAAAGACAAGTTATCGCCACTCGTGGAAGATTATACGATGAAAGTAACGTTTTACTGCCGGGCTCGTTCGATTATGAAGCCATTAAAACAATCCACGTTAGAAACGATAGACAGGTACTGGCTTATGCATTTAGAAACGATGTCTCGATTTAAAGAAGGATTAGGATTACTGAGTTATGCGCAAGAAGATCCGATTCGTGCATACCAACAAGAAGGGTTTAAATTATTTAACCAAATGTATGAGCAACTGCTGTACGATTTGGCGATTCATACGCAAAACATTGTGAAAGATTATGAAGAAAGGAGCGGTGAAAATGTTACCTTTTACTAGACTAACCATCACTCCTCAACCAGTTTCAACAAATAACGAAATGATGCTATCGATTCATCCGTCTTGGAATTTATCAACAGAAGATACATACGTCTATCGTTTTTTAAATCGCCACTTGCCACCTGTGTCTGGTATCGAACTAGCAGAAATGAATTTAAAACAAACGGAACGTGGCATTTATACGACGGTATTTATTCGCAACGGAACGAGCAAATCGTTATCTTTGCAAGAAGAGACACTTGTTCTTTACCGCGGTTCGGATCGTGTGGCACGAGAAAAATTTAATTTTCAAACAATCGGAGAACTTCCTCCTTTTTCAAATCGTCCGTGGACATTTTTCTTTCGAAAAGAAATATTGCTACTAGATGTGCCGATGAATGATAAAAATTGGACATTGTCATTTGAATCAAGAGACGAAGATTTTTCTTTATCGCTTGATTTAGAAAATAGTTGGCAACATTCAATGTCAGCAAGCGGACTAAAACGACTATTAAAATTAATCGATACGTTAAAAAAACCAAAACAGGGGACACTTTCGTTTGAAGGATTGCAGTTTTATGAAAAAAATGGAGCAATGGTATTACTTTTTTTAATTCGAAACGCAACAGATAAGGATTATTTCCTGTCGACGATTCGTTGTACGGTAATAGATGACGATAAACGACCTATTGCCGTTGGTACGTTTGACCTTGGTTCCCTTCGTATTCATCCAAAAACGAGCAAACCGTGGTCGCTTATTTTTTCCAATGAACAAATATTAACGAAAATTTTTAATCCTTTTAAAAAATGGTCAATTTCGATTACATTAAATAGTGATTAATTACTATCACTTGACAATTTTATACTTTTAAATTAATCTAAAAGTTAAGTATTATTAGGTTATTACTAACTACTGATAAAGGCAAACTTACTGAAAGGTAAGGACGCAAAACTACAGGCCTACAGTGTGTGAACCAAGGCGGCTGAGTTACCAAAGGGGAAGTAGAATTCATTTAAATGGGAATTTCCTTCTTTCTCTTTTGGGCCCTTATCAAGAGCAAAGGCTCAATTTAGGAGAGGTGACAAAAAAATGAATAACATTGCAATTATTGACGATCATCAATTATTTCGTGAAGGATTACGACAAATTTTAATCCAAGATCAAAACAGTAACGTCCAATCATACAGTAGCCAAGCACTATCGATTCAAGACGTCATTCAAACAGAACCTGACGTTATTTTATTGGACGACTCAATTTCAGAAAATCCATTTAAATTAATTCGACTTTTCTCTAAAAAATTAGCAAACACAAAAATTGTGATGCTAACTATTAATCCTCAACACGATCGAGTTTTAAAGGCGCTCGATTTAGGGATTAATGGGTATATTTTAAAAGACACAGATATTCATACACTCTATGAATGTTTGGAAACAGTAGATAATAATCAAAATTATATCCATCATAAAATATCGAACATTTTACTAGAAGAATATCGTAAAATTACTTCATCTCCAGCAGATACAATTAGTCTCCAAGAAGACTTGGCCTATTCGCCACCGTATCATTTATTATCAAAACGGGAATGTGAAATTTTACAATTGTTAAGCGAAGGAATGTCCAATCGTGCCATTGGTCATGAATTATCTATTAGTGAAATGACAGTAAAAAACCACGTTTCTAACATTATGAAAAAAATTAATGTACGCGACCGGACAGGTGCTGTGTTAAAAGCAATCAAGTTAGGCTGGGTACGATTTAGCTACCAAGAAACAAGGGAAAAAGACAACATCGGATAAGCCCTGTATACATACAGGGTTTTTTCATTGCAAAAAAGATGGCTATTACACGTCTTTTCGAGTACTATTAATGTAAGGTATGGATATTATTATAGAGAAAAAGGAGATGGACTTATTTTCATGAACCACATCATTCTCGTCCCTCTTGATGGATCTCAAGCTTCATTAAAGGCATTATCATTCGCTATCACAACAGCAAAGGCATTTCAAGATGACCTTTTGTTACTGCATGTCATACAAGACGATTGCAACCATGATGACGTTTTTATCGAAGCAGAAAAAATGCTTAAAGAAGCAACAGTAACGTATACAAGCAAATTTCGAACAGGCATCCCACCAATTGAAATTGCGGATGAAGCAAAAGAACAAAATGTTCGCCAAATCATTATGGGATCATTAGGAATGAACCCACAAGTTAGCTACGCATTAGGAAGCGTCAGCGAACGCGTCATTCCATTAGCACCATGCCCGGTTACATTTGTATCGTAAGAAAGCACCATGTCACCCGATGACATGATGCTTTTTTTATAAAAAAGCGGAGGGAGCTTGGGTATAGGCGACAAGCATAAGAATGAGGTGACTTTTCCTCATGGAGCAAGATGCCTTATGACTCGAGCCTATAGCGCCCGGAGCTAGATTAATAAAAAAGTGGAGGGTGGCTCGTTCACCGACAGAGTAATAAGGCGCTCAATGGAAGAGGTGCCTCTTTGCCTCTGGAATTGGGTGACTTATTACAGCAGTCGCTAGCCCATCGGAGCTGGATTATAAAAAAGCGGAGGGGATTTTTATGGGTTTGAAACAAAAATTGTTTCAACGTTTAGAACAATTGTACCCGTCGATGGTACAGTTACGGCGATATTTTCATCAATACCCGGAAGTTTCGTTTCATGAATTTAAAACAGCTCAAACAATCGCTACGTTTTATGAAAATGTACAAATCCCTATTCGCACCAATGTAGGAGGGAATGGCATTGTCGCAACGATTAAAGGAGAAAAACCCGGAAAAACAATTGCGTTGCGAGCAGATTTTGATGCATTACCAATTCAAGATTTAAAAGATGCGGATTATCGATCGAAAGTTCCGGGTGTGATGCATGCTTGTGGGCACGATGGACATACGTCTACTCTTCTTCACCTTGCACGAACGTTTGCAGAATTACGACATGAGCTTGCTGGTACGTTCGTTTTCATTCACCAACATGCGGAAGAAATGAATCCAGGTGGAGCAAAATCGATGATTGAAGCTGGTTGTCTAGAAGGAGTCGATGCCATTTTTGGCACGCATTTATGGTCGCTTAGTCCATTAGGAGAAATCGGTTATCGAAGCGGTCCGATTATGGCTGCTGCGGACCGATTTGAAATTGAAATTTTCGGACAAGGTGGACACGGAGCTGCACCACACGAAGCAAAAGATGCGATTGTGATCGGTGCCCAAGTGATTACCGCTTTGCAAACTATTGTGAGCCGAAATATTAACCCGATTCAATCAGCTGTATTATCTGTCGGGTCATTAGAAGCAAAAAATGCGTTTAACATTATCGCAGACCATGTGACGATGTCTGGAACAACACGTTCGTTTGCTCATGACGTTCGCGAACAATTAAGTAAAGATATCGATCTTGTATTAAAAGGCCTTACAACAGCATTTGGGGCTCATTATGATTATGAGTTTATCCATGGATATCCACCTGTCATAAATGACCCAACTATGACCGATTTATTAAAACAAAGTTGTCAAACGGTGCCACACATTACCCCAAGGAACATTGAACCAAAAATGATTGGAGAAGATTTTGCGTATTATTTAGAAGAAGTACCGGGTAGCTTCTTTTTTACCGGTGCTCGTCCTAAAGGTGTTGTGTACCCGCACCATCATCCAAAATTTGATTTTGACGAACGAGCAATGTTATACGCCAGCCAAACATTGGGCGCAGTTGCCATCGACGCAGCAAGTGCGGAGTGCTAATCTGTTCTCACCATCATCAACAAAAGGACCTGCTGCCAGGTCCTTTTGTCATTTTCCACGAATACTTTTTATACACACGATAACCACTCATCGACACGCCCACGGTTGATGCTCCTAGAAATACGGAGTCGCTGCAAATCTATAATCCTTTTACATTCGTTCGTTTTTTAGCTGTTCCATTTTTTTTAATCACTTTCACGAGTTTTTCTACTACTTGATACAACCCGCCATACCCGTATAGTATAAATCAAGCCTAGCGCTCCGATTAAGGCAGAACATTGTTCGTATCCGATTTGCATGCTGTCATTAACTGTCCGTCTAAATAAATTAAAAATGGTTGACACGTATTAGAGCCCATGCTTTTTCACAAGATACCCGACTGTTTGGAAAAAATAAAAACTTAAGGACAGCGAGGACATCCACATCGCGTGGATTAAAAGTCGCCAATCGCCAAGCATTTTTGGTGGCATGACCGACATTGCTTTTATGAAATGTTTAATCTCTGCGGCCATTTTCCATATTTCTTGATAAAACCGTTCGAGCTGTGCGCGATAGTCCGGAAAACGTTGTTGTAGGTTTTGTAAATGTTCCTCACGATTTCGTTTAAACACAATCGAATGTGGATTGTCTGGCAAATGAATCTTCATCACTTCTTCTAAACACGTAGCATCAAACGAAAGGTTCAATTTTTCTGCAATAATGTCATGGGCGCCACCTTTTTCAAAGCCCATTCCGAGTGTCACACCAACTGGAAATAAAACTTCCCAGCTGAACCGCCCCTTCATTGAACCCTTCGAATACTGTCACGTCATGCGTTTCACTTAATAAGGCCCCTGCTTGTTAATCTACACCTATGTCGCCTCCGATTACCATAACTGATTCTCGCACGATTGCTCCCCTTCATTTGTACAAATAATATACATTTATCCTATAAAAATCACGCAGAAACGTTATACTAAAAAAACCTTTCATTTTCTCCTATCGTAAGAAAATGAAAGGTTTCCGTTATTATTTAATCGCAAACATTATTTCTGTTTCACACACGAGTTCATCGTCGACTGAGGCAATGGCTTTTCCTTTACCCATTGGTCCTTTGACGCGGATAATTTCTACTTCTAATTTTAACGTATCTCCAGGGCGAACTTGTCTTTTAAAACGACAACGATCGATTCCTGTAAAAAAGGCTAATTTCCCTTTGTTTTCTTCTTTCGCTAAAATTGAAATGGCGCCTACTTGCGCCAACGCTTCGACGATTAACACGCCAGGCATTACTGCAAATTCAGGAAAGTGACCTTGGAAA
The genomic region above belongs to Massilibacterium senegalense and contains:
- a CDS encoding universal stress protein, with translation MNHIILVPLDGSQASLKALSFAITTAKAFQDDLLLLHVIQDDCNHDDVFIEAEKMLKEATVTYTSKFRTGIPPIEIADEAKEQNVRQIIMGSLGMNPQVSYALGSVSERVIPLAPCPVTFVS
- a CDS encoding SLAP domain-containing protein; the encoded protein is MLPFTRLTITPQPVSTNNEMMLSIHPSWNLSTEDTYVYRFLNRHLPPVSGIELAEMNLKQTERGIYTTVFIRNGTSKSLSLQEETLVLYRGSDRVAREKFNFQTIGELPPFSNRPWTFFFRKEILLLDVPMNDKNWTLSFESRDEDFSLSLDLENSWQHSMSASGLKRLLKLIDTLKKPKQGTLSFEGLQFYEKNGAMVLLFLIRNATDKDYFLSTIRCTVIDDDKRPIAVGTFDLGSLRIHPKTSKPWSLIFSNEQILTKIFNPFKKWSISITLNSD
- a CDS encoding M20 family metallopeptidase, with translation MKQKLFQRLEQLYPSMVQLRRYFHQYPEVSFHEFKTAQTIATFYENVQIPIRTNVGGNGIVATIKGEKPGKTIALRADFDALPIQDLKDADYRSKVPGVMHACGHDGHTSTLLHLARTFAELRHELAGTFVFIHQHAEEMNPGGAKSMIEAGCLEGVDAIFGTHLWSLSPLGEIGYRSGPIMAAADRFEIEIFGQGGHGAAPHEAKDAIVIGAQVITALQTIVSRNINPIQSAVLSVGSLEAKNAFNIIADHVTMSGTTRSFAHDVREQLSKDIDLVLKGLTTAFGAHYDYEFIHGYPPVINDPTMTDLLKQSCQTVPHITPRNIEPKMIGEDFAYYLEEVPGSFFFTGARPKGVVYPHHHPKFDFDERAMLYASQTLGAVAIDAASAEC
- the fabZ gene encoding 3-hydroxyacyl-ACP dehydratase FabZ; this translates as MLNIEEIKAIIPHRYPFLLVDKVLEMEEGKKAVGIKNVTANEPFFQGHFPEFAVMPGVLIVEALAQVGAISILAKEENKGKLAFFTGIDRCRFKRQVRPGDTLKLEVEIIRVKGPMGKGKAIASVDDELVCETEIMFAIK
- a CDS encoding LuxR C-terminal-related transcriptional regulator, with product MNNIAIIDDHQLFREGLRQILIQDQNSNVQSYSSQALSIQDVIQTEPDVILLDDSISENPFKLIRLFSKKLANTKIVMLTINPQHDRVLKALDLGINGYILKDTDIHTLYECLETVDNNQNYIHHKISNILLEEYRKITSSPADTISLQEDLAYSPPYHLLSKRECEILQLLSEGMSNRAIGHELSISEMTVKNHVSNIMKKINVRDRTGAVLKAIKLGWVRFSYQETREKDNIG